The genomic interval TTGCCTGTCGCGGCCCTGGCTTGCCGGCGACAGGGCCGGGCCTGACAATACTGCCTTGTCAGCTTGTAACCGGACCGCTTCCGCATGTCTCTCAAAGCCCTGCGCACCCTGGTAACCATCGCCCGCCACGGCACCTTTGCCCGCGCAGCCGACTTGCTCAGCCTTACCCCTTCGGCGGTGAGCCTGCACATCAAAACCCTTGAAGACGAGTTAAAGGTCCCCCTGTTCGACCGCAGCCGCAGGCAGGTGGTGCTGACCGAAGCAGGCCAACTGGCAGTCGCCCGCGCCGAGAGCATTCTGGCTGCCTACGACGAACTGGCCGACGCCCTGGCCAGCGGCCCGAGCCCGCGCGGCCGCCTGCGCCTGGGCGCGATCCACACCGTACTGGCGCGGCGCCTGCCCAAGGCGCTGGTGTGGATCAAGGCCCACTACCCGCAGCTGCATATCAGCGTGGCCTCGGGCATGTCGGCGGAGCTGGCACGTCGGGTGGAGGACGGTGAACTGGACGCGGCCATCACCACTGAGCCCGTCAGCCCGTACCCACAGAGCCTGGATTTCACACCACTGTTCGAGGACCGCTTCTGGGCCATTGCCAGCCCCGAATTGGCCGGGTACAGCGTACCGGAGCTGCTCGCCAGTCAACCATTCCTGCGCTTCGACAAGCGTGCCTGGGCCGGGCGGCAGATCGAGCAGGAACTGCGTCGCCAGCATTTGCAGGTGAGCGAGCAGATGGAACTGGACAGCCAGGAGGCCCTGGCCAGCATGGCCGTCATGGGCCTGGGTGTGGCGATCATTCCCATGGCAGACGACGACCTGAACCGCTTGCCGCCAGCCACCTGCCTGCCGTTTGGCGAACCGCAACTGACCCGGCGTGTGGTGTTGCTGGAACATGAGAAAAGCCAACGGCGGCATTTGAGTGCGGTGTTGAAGACTGCGCTTGAAGCTTGAGAATGCAGGGGCTGCTTTGCAGCCCAATCGCGACGCAAGGCCGCTCCCACAGGGTCCGTGCTGCACTCAACCCTGTGGGAGCGGCCTTGCGTCGCGATTGGGGCGCAAAGCGCCCCCCTGCGAAACATGCATTTATTCTCAACAGTCAGTGCAGAAAACAACGTTTTTACAAACCATTTCGCACCCGTAGTCTGTGCCCGTACCCGACCACGGAATGTCGACCATGCTCCACTTGCTGCTGACCACCCTGCTACCCATCATCCTGCTGATTACCCTGGGTACCTTCCTGCGCCTGCGCGGCTTTCTGGCCGAAAGCTTCTGGCCCGGCGCTGAGCGCCTGAGCTACTACGTACTGCTACCTTCGCTGTTCCTGCACGGCCTGGCCACCGCCAACCTCGACGGCGTACCGGTGATGGGCATGGTCGGTGTGCTGATGCTCTCGACCTTGGCCGGCGCCGTGCTGCTGGTGATGTACCAAGGCGCGATCAACCACGATGGCGCTGACTTTACCTCGGTCTTCCAGGGCGGTATCCGCTTCAACAACTACATCGGTGCCACCCTGGCCGCCGGCCTCTACGGCAGCGCCGGCATCGCCCTTGCAGCGGTGGCCAATGCCGCCATCGTGCCCTTGGTCAACCTGCTCTGCGTGCTGGTGTTCGCCCGTTTCAGCGCCCGCCACAGTTCACCGACCACGGTGCTACGGGCAATCTTCGCCAACCCGTTGATCGTCGGCTGTGCCAGCGGCCTGCTGCTGCGGGTGACGGGCCTGGGCTTGCCGCCAGGCATCGAACCCACCGTCAAGGCGCTGGGCCAGGCGGCGCTACCGATGGGGCTGTTGTGTGTGGGCGCAGCGCTGGGTGGGGCCAGCCTGGGCCAGCAGGTGCGCCCGCTGATGGCAGCGTCGGCGTTCAAATTCCTGGTCATGCCCTTGACCACCTGGGGGCTGTGCCGCGTGCTGGGCCTGAGTGGCCAGGCCGCGGTGGTGGCGGTGCTGTTCCAGGCCCTACCCACTGCCTCGTCCTCCTATGTAATGGCCAGGCAGATGGGTGGCAACGCCCCCCTTATGGCCACGATCATTGCCCTGCAGACCGTAGCTGCCGCGGCCACCCTGCCTTTGGTATTAATGCTTACGCTTGGCTAGACTGGCAATCAGCCCCCCTTTCGGAAGCACTGCCATGCGCGCTACCTGGATAGTGATTGGCTTGACCTTGGCCCTGATCGCAGGCCCCTTGCATGCGGCCGACACGGCTAAGGCCGCAGTGGCCGAAGGCAAGGCCGAAGTGCTGGAAGAAAAGGTGGCCAACGATGCACCACCTCCGAAAAAAACGGAAAAACTGACCTCAAGCGAAGCCCAGGCAGTCGACCCGGCCGGCCAGGCGCCGCTGGACGACAGCCTCACCTGCCTGGCACGCACCATCTACTGGGAAGCCAAGGGCGCCGATGCGCAAGACATGTCAGCCGTGGCCAGTGTTGTGATCAATCGCCTGGGCCATGATGGCTTCCCCGATACCATCTGCGGCGTGGTCAAGCAGGGCGTGGAAACCAAGGCCTGCCAGTTTTCCTGGTGGTGCGACGGGCGCCCTGACCAGGTCGAGGAAGCGCAACGCTACGCTGTGGCCAAAGAAATTGCACGCAAGGCGCTCAACCAGCAATTGAAAGACCCTACCGGCGGTGCGCTGTACTTCCACGACCGCACGGTGCACCCCGACTGGGCCAAGGCTTACCGCAAGACTGCGCAGACCTCGCACTTCCTGTTCTACAGGCCGAACCAGGCGTTGGCCCGGTGATGCGTACACAGCCGAACGCGCTAGCTCGATACGAATGATTAGCAACTCATCGCACTTTTCCGACGACCATTGGTCTACTCCCTCTTATGCCGCCAGCAGCGATTGCCGGCGCCGTCATTGCTTTACACCCGCTAGGGCCAAAAGCCCCAGGCTTGTGTAGGATGAGCAGCGCATACCACGACGCTGCCAGTCATAGGGAGATCCACATGCGCGTCCTGTCATCCGTTGCCGCCTTGTCGCTGGGCTTGGTCATGTCGACCGGGGCACTGGCTGTCACCGGCGAAGAGGCGCAACTGATCGAGTCGATCAATGTCTACCGCAGCAAGGCCCAGCCCTGCGGTGGTGAGGCGTCGCTGGAGCTGCCCCCGCTCAACAGCGACACCCGCCTGGCGTTGTCGCCAGAGGGCACCCGCGACCTGCAGCAGGCCATGACCCGCGCCGCCTACCCCATGGTCAATGTCCAGGCCATCAGCCTGTCGGGGCCACGCGATGCACGTGCGGCCATGCGTGCCATCGAAGAAAGCTTCTGCCAAGTGGTGCTCGACCCGCAGTTCGTCGATATCGGCGTCAGCCAGGAGGGCCGCGACTGGCGCATCGTGCTGGCCCGGCCGCTGCTCAGTGGCCGCCTGGGCGACTGGCAGGCCGAGGGGCAGAAGGTATTGCAAGAAATCAACGCGGCGCGCAAGGTACCGCGCCAATGCGGCGGCCAGCCGTTCGCCGCAGCCCCCGCGTTGAGCTGGAGCACAGTGCTGGCCGGGGTGGCTGCCAACCACACGCGGGCCATGGCCAACCAGAACTTCTTCGACCACATCGACAAGGATGGCCGCACGCCCGGTGACCGGGCCGAGCTGGCAGGCTACCTTTACCAGCAAGTCGGGGAAAATATCGCAGCCGGGCGTGACACCGCGCACAAGGTGGTTGATGGCTGGCTGGAGAGCCCGGGGCATTGCGCCACGCTGATGAACCCGGAATTCCGTGAGCTGGGTGCCGCCTATGCCGTGGACCCGAAAAGCGATGCCGGGATCTACTGGACCGGCTTGTTCGGCACACCGCAGTGAATGCTGCGCCGGGTTTCAGCCTGGATGATTGGCTGTCCGCAACGCCACGGCCGTGCAGCCAAACCGCCGCCGGACGCATTTACCCAGGTAACTGGCATCGCCCAGCCCCACCTCATCGGCAATCTGCGCCAGGCTGTGGCTGGAGTTGAGCAAGCGCCAGCGCGCCTGCTGCAGGCGCATTTCCAGCCACCAGGCCTTGGCGCTCATGCCGTGGCTGGCCTGGAACTGCCGGTCCAGCTGGCGCCGGCTGATACCCAGTTCAGCAGCCAGTTGCTCCACCGCCAGTGGGTTGCCCAAATGGTGGCGCATCAGGGCTTGTGCCCGCTGTACCTGGCGCCCCTGGCCCACGCCCGGCTCCAGCGAGCGCAAGGCATGACGGCTGTCGCGGGTTTCGTCCACCAGCATGTCGGCCAGCCCTTTAAGCGCCCGGGTTCGCCCACAGGACAGTGACAACAGTGCCACTGCCAGGTCAATGGCCGCCGTGCCGCCAGCGCAGGTGATACGGCCTGCATCTATGCAATACAGTTGATCGCGCAGCACCTGCACCTGTGGGAACGCTGCTCGGAACTCGGCTTCGTGACGCCAGTGCACGACCACCTTGTGCCCCCTGAGCAAACCGCACGCAGCCAACAGGAAGGCGCCATTGTCGACCCCCACCAACTTGACCCCGGCTTTGCCGGCTTGCCTTAGCAAGGCTTGGTAGTGCGGCGCCAATGCAGCCGTTGCCATGGCGTTGCGCCCGCCGAACACCACCAGATAGTCGAAACTGGCCAGATCGAGCTGGTCGGCCCTCGCCTCGACCTGCACCACCGCACCGCTGCTCGACGGCACCGGGTCGAGGGTGAGCCCTGCCACGCTCCAGCTGCAATAGCGCTGCTGGCTGTAGTCTTCGTCGTCGGCGCTGAAACGCAATTTGTCGAGAAAACCACCGAATGGCAGCAGGGCAAAATCCGGTAACGGCAGGATTAGCAGGCGGATATCAGGCAGCATGGCATTGCGTCCAGAAACGACTATTCAATGTCCAGATCATACCCTTGCTGATGGGGCTGTGCGCCTTAGACTGCCAGCCTCCCAGTCACCAAGGTTACAAGCACCATGGCACTCGACACCTGGCTCATCTACCTGCTGGCCAGCATCGGCCTGTCACTGACACCCGGACCGAACAGCCTGCTGGCCCTGACCCATGGCGCCCTGTATGGTGCCCGCCGCACGTTGTTTACCATTGTTGGCGGCGTGTTCGGTTTCAGCGCGCTGATCGCCTTGGCCATGTTTGGCCTGAGCGCCTTGCTGCAGACGTCGGCCGCCGTGTTGAGCGTGCTCAAATGGGTGGGCGGCGCCTACCTGGTCTGGCTGGGTATCCAGCTGTGGCGTAGCCCTGGTTTGCACCTGGAGTTGACCGACCGCAGTGCACGCCTTGGCAATGCAGGTTTGTTCCGCCAAGGCTTGTTGTCGGCCATGGCCAACCCCAAGGTGCTGCTGTTCTATGGCGCCTTCCTGCCGCAGTTCATCGACCCGCAGCGCGGGCTGATGCTGCAGTTCGTGGTGATGGCGGCGACCTTTGCCAGCGTCGAGTTTCTGGTCGAGTACCTGCTGGCGCGCCTGGCGTTTCGCATCCGGCCGTGGCTGGCCAAGGGGGGTAAAGGTTTCAACCGCTGCTGCGGCAGCCTGTTTGCCGTGATTGGCGTGGCGCTGCCGCTTGCTCGATAGCCCCTGAAAATGGCGGCTGCCCTTTCATAGAGCAGAACATGACTCATTGACTTTGCAGGCGCGCTGTGGGAGCGGGCTTGCCCCGCGAACACCGGCAAAGCCGGTGCCATGCACCGCGGGGCCCCCTTCGCGGGACAAGCCCGCTCCCACAAAGTGGACTGCCCCCCACAAGGACCGCACACCGTTCATGCCCGGGGCGCCTTGGCCAGAAAGGTGATCAATGCCACACCCGGCAATCCCGCCCCCACCAGCGCGATGCCCTGCCAACCAAACTGGGAAAACAGCGCACTGGCCACTGCCGACCCCAGCGCCCCGCCCACGAAGATGCTGGTCATGTACACCGCATTCAGCCGCCCGCGGCTCGCCGGGTCCAGTGCATACACTTCGCGCTGGCCGATGACCATGTTCATCTGCACCGCAAAGTCCAGCAGCACGCCAGTCAGGCCCAGGCCGATCACGCTGTAGCCCGGCACCGTCAACCCGAGCAACAACGCCGCCGGCGCCAGCAGCAGCGCAAGCAGCGAGCCGGCCCGCGCATGCCCGGCGTCTGCCAGGCGGCCAGCCAAGGGGGCGGCAACGGCACCCACCGCGCCCACGAGGGCGAACACGGCAATCTGGGTCTGCGAAAGGCCATGCTCACCCGCCAGCGCCATTGGCACCGCGGTCCAGTAAAGGCTGAATGCCGCGAACATCAGTGCCTGGTACAACGAGCGCTGACGCAGCAGCGGATAGCGGCGCAACAATGTGAGCAACGACAGCATCAATCCGGCATAGCTGGCTTTGTGCTCGGGTCGCCGCTGCGGCAGGGTCAGGGCCAGCAGCAAAATGATCGCCAGCATCACCCCGGCTGCGCCAATGAACACCGCGCGCCAGCCGAAATGGTCGGCCACCAGGCTGGACAACGGCCGCGCCAGCAGGATACCCAGCAGCAACCCGCCCATGATGTTACCGACTACCCGACCACGCTGCTGCTCCGGCGCCAGGTGCGCCGCCAGCGGAATGAGCATTTGCACCGCCACCGAACTGAAGCCGATCAACAAGGCATAGCCCAGAAAAAGCAGGCCCTGGCCGCTGCTGCTGGTCCCCGCCAGCAGCAGGCTGACACAGGCCAGCACAGCAGTGGCGACCATCAGGCGGCGGTTTTCCAGCAGGTCAGCCAGCGGGACCAGCAACAGCAGGCCCAAGGCATAACCCAGCTGGGTCAGTGAAACGATCAGGCTGGCATGCTCGGTGGACAGCCCCAGGTCCGGAGCGATCAAACCGACGATGGGCTGGGCGTAGTAGATGTTGGCGACGATCGCGCCGCAGCAGAACGCCAGCAGCACTACCAGCGCACGGCTGAGGCCGGTGGTTGCGGGCTGCCCGGCGGCAAGGGAGGGATTCATGCGAGGTTCCTGGACAAGGGATGGAATATGCCGGCTACCTTAACCAGCCGTGCCAGTGCCGAGAATCCGGTTGTAGCGCAACGCGCTTTTGCGCACCGCGCAACGCTAGTTATGCTGACCTGACAAACTTTCGCAAAAATCGATGAATGCTTTCACCCGCCGCGAACCACGGTGGTTGGGCAAGTAAAGGGCATTGATGTTGTCATTGGCCGTGCCAGGGCTGGCTCGCCAGTCAGGGAACAGCCGCAGCAGGCGCCCGGCCAGCACATCCTCGCGCACCAGCCAGTCGGCCAGCAGCGCGATGCCACTGCCCGCCAGTGCAGTTTCGCGCAACATGTCGGCGTTGGCGCTGCGCAACGGCCCGGTAACGTCCAGTTCCAGGCTGTCCTGACCTCTCACCAGGCGCCAGGGCCGCGCTTTTTGCCCGTAACGAAAGCGCAGGCAGGCATGCTCAAGCAGCTGCCGGGGGTGCTGCAGGGTGTCGCGCCCGGCCAGGTAAGCCGGGCTGGCCACCAACCAACGCTCGAAGCGCCCGAGCTGGCGACAGACCAGTTCGTCGTTGGGCGAGGGGTCGCCCAGGCGAATCGACAAGTCGTAACGCCCGTCCAGCAGGTCATCCAGGCGGTCGCTGAGATCGATGTCCAGCTCAAGCGCAGGGTGTCGCGCCAGAAACGCCCCCAGGTGCGGCGCGATCACCCGCCTGCCGAACTCCACCGGCAGGCACAGGCGCAATACGCCGACAGGCTGCTCGCCACGGTCGGCAACACTGGCATCGGCCTCGTCCAAGGCTTCGAAAATACCCCGCGCACGCTCATAGTAGCGGGCGCCAGCTTCGGTCAGGCTGACCTGGCGAGTCGAGCGGTTGAGCAACGTGGCGCCCAGCGCCGTTTCCAGGGCGTCGACCAGCCGCGTTACCGACGAAGTGGCCAGCCCAAGCCTGCGCGCAGCGGCAGAAAAGCCCTGTGCATCAACGGTGGCCACGAACATCTTCATCGCCAGGAATTTGTCCATTTGCTGCCTGTTTTCCAAATCTCAGCAAGTTCTTACAAACAGCCGAGCGGGTCAAGACGCATGATGGCTGGCCACTTTTGTACTCGACCAAAGTATGAATGCAGATTGCAGAGCCAGCTTTAACCACCCGTTTAATGCTTTTTTCGTCACCTGATCTAAACTTTTAACGACATCATCGCACGTTCAGCCCTGCGACAATCAGCCTCATTAAATTATGTACCAACTTGTTAATTAGCAAGCTAAGGGCTTAGACTGCGCGCATTCCACCTGCTGAGATCCCTGGCATGAACGAAACTCCGCGCGCTTCTGGCGCCACAAACATTATCCTGATCGGCCTGGGCGTGATCATCGCCCTGCTCGGCCTCCTCCTGGCTGCTGGCGGCATCAAGCTGGCCGGCCTGGGCGGTTCGTTGTACTTCCTGATCGGCGGACTGGCCATGGCCATCGCCGGTGTCCTTATCGCCTGCCGCAAGAAGACCGGCGCCTGGCTGTACGCGGCGTTCCTGATCGGTACCGCGATCTGGGCGCTGATCGACACTGGCCTGGTGTTCTGGCCACTGTTCTCGCGCCTGTTCATGTTTGCCGCGATCGGCATGGTGGTGGCACTGGTCTACCCGCTGCTGGCCCGTGCCAACGGCGCCAGTGCCGGCCGTGGTGCCTACGGCATTGCCGGGGTGATGGCCGTGGCACTGGTGATTGCCGTTGGCAACATGTTTGTTGCCCACCCAAGCGTCGCCCCAACCGGCAAAGGGCCGGGCATGACCCCGGTCGAAGCTGGCAAAGAGCAGAAGGACTGGGCCCACTACGGCAACACCGAAGGTGGCAGCCGCTTCGCCGCGCTGGATCAGATCAACCGCGACAACGTGAACAAGCTGAAGGTGGCCTGGACCTACCACACCGGTGACGTGGCCATCAGCGATGGCAACGGTGCCGAAGACCAGCTGACCCCGTTGCAGATCGGCAACAAGGTGTTCATCTGCACCCCGCACAACAACTTGATCGCCCTTGATGCCGACACCGGCAAAGAGCTGTGGAAGAACGAAATCAACGCCCAGTCCAAGGTCTGGCAGCGTTGCCGTGGCATGGCCTACTTCGACGCCACTGCCGCCATTGCCCAGCCGACCCAGCCGAACAGCTCGCCGGTCGCCGGCGGGAGCGTGCCGGCCGGTGCCAACTGCCAGCGTCGCCTGCTGACCAACACCATCGATGGCCGCCTGATTGCCGTCGACGCCGACAACGGCGAGTTCTGCCAGGGCTTCGGCAACAACGGCCAGGTCAATCTGATGACCGGCCTGGGCAATGTGCCGGATTCCTATTACCAACTGTCCTCCGCACCGCTGATGGCCGGTACCACCGTGGTGGTCGGCGGCCGTGTTGCCGACAACGTCCAGACCGACATGCCAGGCGGCGTGATCCGTGGTTTCGACGTGATCACCGGTGAGATGCGCTGGGCCTTCGACCCGGGCAACCCGGAAGACCGCCAGGCACCGCAGGGCGACAGCACCTACGTGCGCAGCACCCCGAACAGTTGGGCACCGATGTCCTACGACCCGGCGATGAACACCGTGTTCCTGCCAATGGGTTCGTCGTCCACCGACATCTACGGTGTAGAGCGCAGCAAGCTGGACCACACCTACGGCGCTTCGGTGCTGGCCCTGGACGCCACCACCGGCAACCAGAAATGGGTGTTCCAGACCGTGCACAACGACCTGTGGGACTTTGACCTGCCGATGCAGCCAAGCCTGATCGACTTCACCAAGGACGACGGCCAGTCGGTACCTGCGGTGGTGATCGGCACCAAGGCCGGGCAGATCTACGTGCTTGATCGCGCCACCGGCAAGCCGCTGACCCAGGTCGACGAAGTACCGGTCAAGCCAAGCAACATCCCGAACGAACCTTACTCCCCAACCCAGCCGAAGTCTGTGGGCATGCCGCAGATCGGCGCGCAAACCCTGACCGAGTCGGACATGTGGGGCGCCACCCCGTATGACCAGCTGCTGTGCCGTATCGACTTCAAGAAAATGCGCTACGACGGCCTGTACACCGCACCGGGCACCGACCTGTCGCTGAGCTTCCCGGGTTCGCTGGGTGGCATGAACTGGGGCAGCATTTCTACCGACCCGGTACACGGCTTCATCTTCGTCAACGACATGCGCCTGGGCCTGTGGATCCAGATGATTCCGTCGCAGAACAAAGGCGGTGCGGCGTCCGGTGGCGAAGCGCTGAACACCGGCATGGGCGCAGTTCCGCTCAAGGGCACCCCGTATGCGGTGAACAA from Pseudomonas fortuita carries:
- a CDS encoding LysR family transcriptional regulator codes for the protein MDKFLAMKMFVATVDAQGFSAAARRLGLATSSVTRLVDALETALGATLLNRSTRQVSLTEAGARYYERARGIFEALDEADASVADRGEQPVGVLRLCLPVEFGRRVIAPHLGAFLARHPALELDIDLSDRLDDLLDGRYDLSIRLGDPSPNDELVCRQLGRFERWLVASPAYLAGRDTLQHPRQLLEHACLRFRYGQKARPWRLVRGQDSLELDVTGPLRSANADMLRETALAGSGIALLADWLVREDVLAGRLLRLFPDWRASPGTANDNINALYLPNHRGSRRVKAFIDFCESLSGQHN
- a CDS encoding CAP domain-containing protein, whose translation is MRVLSSVAALSLGLVMSTGALAVTGEEAQLIESINVYRSKAQPCGGEASLELPPLNSDTRLALSPEGTRDLQQAMTRAAYPMVNVQAISLSGPRDARAAMRAIEESFCQVVLDPQFVDIGVSQEGRDWRIVLARPLLSGRLGDWQAEGQKVLQEINAARKVPRQCGGQPFAAAPALSWSTVLAGVAANHTRAMANQNFFDHIDKDGRTPGDRAELAGYLYQQVGENIAAGRDTAHKVVDGWLESPGHCATLMNPEFRELGAAYAVDPKSDAGIYWTGLFGTPQ
- a CDS encoding LysE family translocator gives rise to the protein MALDTWLIYLLASIGLSLTPGPNSLLALTHGALYGARRTLFTIVGGVFGFSALIALAMFGLSALLQTSAAVLSVLKWVGGAYLVWLGIQLWRSPGLHLELTDRSARLGNAGLFRQGLLSAMANPKVLLFYGAFLPQFIDPQRGLMLQFVVMAATFASVEFLVEYLLARLAFRIRPWLAKGGKGFNRCCGSLFAVIGVALPLAR
- a CDS encoding MFS transporter — its product is MNPSLAAGQPATTGLSRALVVLLAFCCGAIVANIYYAQPIVGLIAPDLGLSTEHASLIVSLTQLGYALGLLLLVPLADLLENRRLMVATAVLACVSLLLAGTSSSGQGLLFLGYALLIGFSSVAVQMLIPLAAHLAPEQQRGRVVGNIMGGLLLGILLARPLSSLVADHFGWRAVFIGAAGVMLAIILLLALTLPQRRPEHKASYAGLMLSLLTLLRRYPLLRQRSLYQALMFAAFSLYWTAVPMALAGEHGLSQTQIAVFALVGAVGAVAAPLAGRLADAGHARAGSLLALLLAPAALLLGLTVPGYSVIGLGLTGVLLDFAVQMNMVIGQREVYALDPASRGRLNAVYMTSIFVGGALGSAVASALFSQFGWQGIALVGAGLPGVALITFLAKAPRA
- a CDS encoding AEC family transporter; the encoded protein is MLHLLLTTLLPIILLITLGTFLRLRGFLAESFWPGAERLSYYVLLPSLFLHGLATANLDGVPVMGMVGVLMLSTLAGAVLLVMYQGAINHDGADFTSVFQGGIRFNNYIGATLAAGLYGSAGIALAAVANAAIVPLVNLLCVLVFARFSARHSSPTTVLRAIFANPLIVGCASGLLLRVTGLGLPPGIEPTVKALGQAALPMGLLCVGAALGGASLGQQVRPLMAASAFKFLVMPLTTWGLCRVLGLSGQAAVVAVLFQALPTASSSYVMARQMGGNAPLMATIIALQTVAAAATLPLVLMLTLG
- a CDS encoding glucose/quinate/shikimate family membrane-bound PQQ-dependent dehydrogenase, coding for MNETPRASGATNIILIGLGVIIALLGLLLAAGGIKLAGLGGSLYFLIGGLAMAIAGVLIACRKKTGAWLYAAFLIGTAIWALIDTGLVFWPLFSRLFMFAAIGMVVALVYPLLARANGASAGRGAYGIAGVMAVALVIAVGNMFVAHPSVAPTGKGPGMTPVEAGKEQKDWAHYGNTEGGSRFAALDQINRDNVNKLKVAWTYHTGDVAISDGNGAEDQLTPLQIGNKVFICTPHNNLIALDADTGKELWKNEINAQSKVWQRCRGMAYFDATAAIAQPTQPNSSPVAGGSVPAGANCQRRLLTNTIDGRLIAVDADNGEFCQGFGNNGQVNLMTGLGNVPDSYYQLSSAPLMAGTTVVVGGRVADNVQTDMPGGVIRGFDVITGEMRWAFDPGNPEDRQAPQGDSTYVRSTPNSWAPMSYDPAMNTVFLPMGSSSTDIYGVERSKLDHTYGASVLALDATTGNQKWVFQTVHNDLWDFDLPMQPSLIDFTKDDGQSVPAVVIGTKAGQIYVLDRATGKPLTQVDEVPVKPSNIPNEPYSPTQPKSVGMPQIGAQTLTESDMWGATPYDQLLCRIDFKKMRYDGLYTAPGTDLSLSFPGSLGGMNWGSISTDPVHGFIFVNDMRLGLWIQMIPSQNKGGAASGGEALNTGMGAVPLKGTPYAVNKNRFLSVAGIPCQAPPFGTLTAIDMKTRQVAWQVPVGTVEDTGPLGIRMHLPIKIGLPTLGGTLSTQGGLVFIAGTQDFYLRAYDSSNGNEIWKARLPVGSQGGPMTYVSPKTGKQYVVITAGGARQSTDRGDYVISYALP
- a CDS encoding cell wall hydrolase, whose product is MRATWIVIGLTLALIAGPLHAADTAKAAVAEGKAEVLEEKVANDAPPPKKTEKLTSSEAQAVDPAGQAPLDDSLTCLARTIYWEAKGADAQDMSAVASVVINRLGHDGFPDTICGVVKQGVETKACQFSWWCDGRPDQVEEAQRYAVAKEIARKALNQQLKDPTGGALYFHDRTVHPDWAKAYRKTAQTSHFLFYRPNQALAR
- a CDS encoding GlxA family transcriptional regulator, which codes for MLPDIRLLILPLPDFALLPFGGFLDKLRFSADDEDYSQQRYCSWSVAGLTLDPVPSSSGAVVQVEARADQLDLASFDYLVVFGGRNAMATAALAPHYQALLRQAGKAGVKLVGVDNGAFLLAACGLLRGHKVVVHWRHEAEFRAAFPQVQVLRDQLYCIDAGRITCAGGTAAIDLAVALLSLSCGRTRALKGLADMLVDETRDSRHALRSLEPGVGQGRQVQRAQALMRHHLGNPLAVEQLAAELGISRRQLDRQFQASHGMSAKAWWLEMRLQQARWRLLNSSHSLAQIADEVGLGDASYLGKCVRRRFGCTAVALRTANHPG
- a CDS encoding LysR family transcriptional regulator; this encodes MSLKALRTLVTIARHGTFARAADLLSLTPSAVSLHIKTLEDELKVPLFDRSRRQVVLTEAGQLAVARAESILAAYDELADALASGPSPRGRLRLGAIHTVLARRLPKALVWIKAHYPQLHISVASGMSAELARRVEDGELDAAITTEPVSPYPQSLDFTPLFEDRFWAIASPELAGYSVPELLASQPFLRFDKRAWAGRQIEQELRRQHLQVSEQMELDSQEALASMAVMGLGVAIIPMADDDLNRLPPATCLPFGEPQLTRRVVLLEHEKSQRRHLSAVLKTALEA